TGCATGGTCAATTGTTCTGGTATCCTCTCACTGCCCCAAGAAGAACAGATAGCCTGTACTTTAACTGCAATCTTGAGAAGAAATGGCAATGGCGAACTTGGCATGAGTTCTGAAACCTTTATTCTGGTTTGCTCAATATTAGTAGAGATTCTGAAGTCACCCCATGCTCATGATATCGAGAAATTACCATCGTTTATTGAAGAATCATCAAGATATGCGATATCTTCAACACTATCACATGAGTATGATTCTAGGATCCCCATTCCTCATTCCCTTTTTCTTCTGAAAGAAGCACTTCTGTTCTGCCTTGAAGGGAGCAAATATAATGTTTCTAGCAAGAAGGATCTTGAGAATAGCATCATTGGAACTTGTGGAACAATTTTACTGCATTGGCTTGAAAGTGCTGTGGTTGATGGTAATGATGAAGAAACACTGGCAGGGATCCTTCAGATTTTCCAACTTATTTTGTCAAGGGCAACTGACAAAAAGCCATTACAGTTTGCTGAGTTGCTAGCTTCATCTTCATGGTTTAGCCTGTCATTTGGATTCATGGGCTTATTTCCTACTGCTCATGTAAAATCTGTGGTATATTTGGTCACTAGTTCAATTGTTGATAGAGTTTTGGGCTGTAATTATGGGGAAACTATTAGAGATGCACACATTTATCTGCCATCAGACCCCACAGAACTGATGTATTTGTTTGGGCAATGTAGTACAGAAGACTTCAACTTAGCATCATGCCAATGTGCTGTACTGTCTATACTGTATGCCTGTTCATTCTACAATGAAAGGTACTCATCTTCCGCAGCTTTTGATTCGCCATTTATAACTTACAAGAAAGAATGTTAATGTGGTGATTGTTTCAACTATTCAGGCTGGCTGCTGACAACCAAATTCTGGCTTCTGTTGAGCAATACATCCTCCTCAATAGTGGAAGCTTCCCATATGAAATTAATTTTTCTGTTATGTTTACGCTTCTGGTCCACCTTTATGCCTATGTCAGGGGCATTTCCTATAGCCGCAGCATTCCACATAGTCCAGAAGCCGAGAGTACTCTATTCCACGTAATGACACAAAAGGATTGGGATTTGCTTGCTATCCGAGTCCATCCAATAGCAATAAAATGGCTCTTCCAGAAGCAAGAACTCATGGAACCACTCGCCTTCCAGATGCTAAACTTTTGTAAAACTTTCTGTGAAGATGAAACTATCATGCTCTCAAACAGCAGTCAGTTGGTGGACATACAAATGGTTGCAGAGCTGGTACTTTCTGGAGAAACCATCATCTCATTTTTGCTTGTGTCCTTGCTAAACCAGATAGTAAAGGAGGGTACTGAAGATGAGGTCTTTTCGGTGGTCCGTGTTATAGCCAAAATCATCACCATCTCTCCTTGTACATCTGATCAGTTTATATCATGTGGCATTGTCAATTCATTCCATGGCATATATTGCTTACCGTACTGTTCAAGGATCCAAACagtttgttcccatttgatctttAACATCTTATGTTCAGCAAGTGCATTAACATTTGCTCAGGAAAATGAATGGCTTCCTCTTACTGTGAAGGTACTCTTGTTCTGTTGATATGAGTTGAACCATGCAAGTCATAACTCATAGCGTAGTTTTAATCaatttaaataatattatttgtTGGTTATTAAAAGTTTCATGGGATGACTATTGGGGTAAACTTGTGGATATAGGGAATCATCCTTAAACCCTAATTGTTTGTATAGGTCAATGCAACCTTCAAAAAGAATCCGTTGTTAGCTAGTATTTCAATTTGCATCATTTCTGGTTATATTTATAGTTTGTTTAATTCAGAAACCGCTTTTATTTACAGCTATTGGAATTTATCAATTCTGGTATTGATTATACATCTAGCAACCAAGAACACAAGATATTGATAGGGGTATTATGCTTTGTTTTGCATCATTCAGCAAACAAAGTTCTTGTTGAGCCTGCAAAAGCCATAATCTTGAACAGTTCGTTGGTTTCTTTAACGGATGTTATAGTACAGAAAGCATGTTCAAAAGGCCCATCTTTATTTCAACACAATCAGGATACAGCCTTTGGAGAACTCCTAAGTCTTGTACTTCTATTGGTGTTTTTCTCTCTAAAAAGGTATGAACTATGAAGTGATTACTTCCATGCTTAGTTTTATTTGCTTCAGCATGCAGTAATTGTGGTCTCTATTTTCAGTTTGCATACAATTCTAGAGGCAAGTATTGACTGGCAGGACTTCTTTCAGCATTCTGAAGACATCCAATCTTTTTCTGTCCTCGGTATTCCATGCCATGATTTATGCCGTCTCATGCACTTCGGTCCACCTTCTATTAAACTTATTGCTTCACAATGTCTGTTGGAGTTGCTAATGAGAATTTCAGATCAAAGAACATGTACTAATGCTGAATTAAGATGCTCTGTGAGGTATCTGAAGTCTATTATTGCAGTAACTGAGGGTTTGGTCTTCAGTGAAGACAGTAAAGTTGCTGGAAATTGCGGTGCCTGTCTCTCTGTAATTTTAGGTTGGGAGAAATTTGGAAGCCAAGAGAAGGTGGCGACCAGAGAATCCAAATGGTTTCGATTAATAATGGAGGAATTTGCTGTTGCCTTGACTGCTCCTGGTTTGACGTCCAAATCTTTCACCAATCAGCAGAAGTTTGCAGCGAATCTAGCTGTTTCGTTGCTCAGGCTGAGCCAAGTACCAGATTGGCTAACATCGCTGTTTGATAGCCATCTGATATATGGTATTGTGGCTAATCTTTCTGCTAGGAATGTTACTGCAGAAATTGTCAATCTCTTCAGTGAGCTCATGGCTAGGAAATATCTGAGCCAAGAGCACATTGTTGCTCTACATAACTTGTTCCAGGTTTGTGCAATGCTCTTTGTAATCTTAAAATGTAGAGCATGGCATGGTATAGCTGTACAAGTAGGCTTACAGGATCATATCCTTTTGTTGGTTTGCACCTTTTGGATTCTTCTGTCCCCGTGAATATGATTTTGGTCCAAGTATAGTTTCTACCATGCTCACTTCTGTTCATAACATGATGCAGGTGTGCAGAAGGCAGGTCTATGAGGGAAGCTCCAAGGCGCAAATGTTTGGGCAAAGTGTTAAAAAGAAGATTGCGAGGAGCTCCGATGACATGCTCGCATTACTCTTTGGCCTGATGCTGAACCAGAACACAGACTCTGGTGCAGTTCAATCGGAGCAGCAGACGCTCCTGCGTGCGATTGATCTGTTCTTCCAGGAGTCAAGCGGGAGAGAGCAGCGTTAACATAAACGCCAACCAGCTTGTACAGATGTTGAGAAAAGCtgattcttcttcctccacgtTTTCTGAACCAAGTAGATGATATTCCAAATGGGACAGCCGGACATCAATCCCTCTGTTCCTGAGAGGCTCCTCGATTTTCCTGCACTAGAGGAGAAGCTTAGTAAGTTGTATATATACTGAAGTTTTGGCGCAGGAGAGGAATGTACATGTGATGTGAATCGATAGGATTGCAATCATCCTTCTGGCCTGAAATAGTAACAGCTATTAACTCGAATCTGTAGCCGTATTCTTCGTTATACGCATGCGAGGACTGTATTGCCACGGCCGCTGAAGTATTAACTGATGAAGATTCTTGTTATCGGCCTTTTTTAATTTGAAGTTACTGCTGAAATTCTGGCTTTTGATCCCCTCACCATGTAAGCCTCCAGGGTGGCATTTCTTGGCTCAAACTGATTCAACAAATCGTGGTTATAttatagaaaatagaaaatggGGAGACTCGGAAACAGTACTAAGGCTTGTTTAGTTGtgtttgtaaagtttttgaaatgaaatcttttcacatttgaagtgttaaatatagactaatcacaaaactaattatagaactcatctataaactacgagacaaatttattaagactaatcaATCTATTATTAGCACATGgttaatgtagcaatttagtgtctaatcatagtctaattaggctcgttagattcgtttcgtaatttacaaacaaactatgcaattagttttttatttcatctagatttaatactcataTATTTAAGATTCTTATTTGATATGctagttttagaattttgaattttactaAACAAGGTCTATGTTGATATCGGAGAAAACTTGCAAGGCCCACCCGTTAGGGTCCGCGAAGCAGAGCAAGTTGCGAAGACCGGGGCACACCTGGCCGCTGCGCGGCCGCAGCGTAGGCCGCCGCTACGCTGCcactctcctcttcctctccaaaAGCCCTGAAccctgtttcaaaaaaaaaacccctaaCCCTTCGCCATTTCATCGAGAAGAAAAACCGCCCCGTGTTCGTCTCCTCCCCCTCcggccctcccctcccctcccccgattccaaacgggaaaaaatccggtcgaaAATGCAGCCCCCGCAGACCCCCATTCCGCCGTGGGGGTCGAAGTCTCGCCGGGAGCTGCAGCCGTCGCTGCTCAGCCCTTCCTACTCCCGGAAGCCgttccaagccgccgccgccgccgcctccgagcaccCCTGCGTACGTACGCGTAGCTTGTTTCCCCCTTCTTTCTTTAACTCCCTCCCCCCTTTTCTCCTTCGTTTCTGAGATGCGCGTGTCCTGACACGACGGAGTGCTGCGCGCTCGCGCCGGCCTGCATTTCTGCTGTGTAGGTCACGCTGTTCGAGTGGTGGCTGGAGAGAGTGGAAGGGGATGACCAGAAGATCGCCGTCGCTGGGAAATTTGAAAGGTGAGCAATTTCttaggagggggggggggtgcagaTCCACCTTGTGGCTGATGGTATGTATTTCATTGGAGATCCGGCCTCGATTGGGTGAGGATTGGTGCCAAAGAGTTTCCGTCTTATTTTTCTGGGAGTTTGATCTTTGTTAGAATGGAAA
This sequence is a window from Panicum virgatum strain AP13 chromosome 7K, P.virgatum_v5, whole genome shotgun sequence. Protein-coding genes within it:
- the LOC120640597 gene encoding protein PUTATIVE RECOMBINATION INITIATION DEFECT 1-like, encoding MESNGDTSPPPPPAPAPPRACGAGHRASHSLPTSAGGRVCLSCAAALLSSAGAASTPSHHVAHALASLSLALADPAFLAPLRAAHPRLLAAPLAEALAGAAARRDAALASQASDLAADLAAAVGDPAASELVARLARVLSSGSLVKHLHTLHCLGILLNTTKDAAAHIGHKLSLFLNLVNDLRLPSDEIRGEILFVLYKLSISNATPWDNICDNGDVDLLAIGRNLLQLSLEVLLKTQNDTVRLNCIALLLTLAKKGPFDLVLLSNQSSINCVEPEHMQNDYMSLNASLVLFAEAVKGSLLSTNLEVQTGTLDLIFHFLSSDGNICALLEILIDENVADYIFEVLRLSGNNDLLVISSIQVLLLLARSEEKFKEKLAIGFSTLLPVLHYVAEIPFHPVQSHVLQLVWICMVNCSGILSLPQEEQIACTLTAILRRNGNGELGMSSETFILVCSILVEILKSPHAHDIEKLPSFIEESSRYAISSTLSHEYDSRIPIPHSLFLLKEALLFCLEGSKYNVSSKKDLENSIIGTCGTILLHWLESAVVDGNDEETLAGILQIFQLILSRATDKKPLQFAELLASSSWFSLSFGFMGLFPTAHVKSVVYLVTSSIVDRVLGCNYGETIRDAHIYLPSDPTELMYLFGQCSTEDFNLASCQCAVLSILYACSFYNERLAADNQILASVEQYILLNSGSFPYEINFSVMFTLLVHLYAYVRGISYSRSIPHSPEAESTLFHVMTQKDWDLLAIRVHPIAIKWLFQKQELMEPLAFQMLNFCKTFCEDETIMLSNSSQLVDIQMVAELVLSGETIISFLLVSLLNQIVKEGTEDEVFSVVRVIAKIITISPCTSDQFISCGIVNSFHGIYCLPYCSRIQTVCSHLIFNILCSASALTFAQENEWLPLTVKLLEFINSGIDYTSSNQEHKILIGVLCFVLHHSANKVLVEPAKAIILNSSLVSLTDVIVQKACSKGPSLFQHNQDTAFGELLSLVLLLVFFSLKSLHTILEASIDWQDFFQHSEDIQSFSVLGIPCHDLCRLMHFGPPSIKLIASQCLLELLMRISDQRTCTNAELRCSVRYLKSIIAVTEGLVFSEDSKVAGNCGACLSVILGWEKFGSQEKVATRESKWFRLIMEEFAVALTAPGLTSKSFTNQQKFAANLAVSLLRLSQVPDWLTSLFDSHLIYGIVANLSARNVTAEIVNLFSELMARKYLSQEHIVALHNLFQVCRRQVYEGSSKAQMFGQSVKKKIARSSDDMLALLFGLMLNQNTDSGAVQSEQQTLLRAIDLFFQESSGREQR